The following proteins are co-located in the Nocardia bhagyanarayanae genome:
- a CDS encoding helix-turn-helix transcriptional regulator encodes MTTTSLLRPRDADALRAEIRWVAHRAGVPVVFGGEVHEDALLLTEFVGTMTNGLRGLTVLRSSGLGGRVMDMRRPASVADYRNAASITHHYDAPVSGEGIRSVLAVPVVVDDRSRAVLYAATRGASPLGDRTADLMVQAGKRLATEFAIRDEVDRRLRLLEMTTPTPDTAPVVTEELRDIGAELRGLARTATDERLRARLHGICDRLGRVLTGEPAPDAPRLSRRELDVLAEIALGCTNQEAAQRLSLGAETVKSYLRNAMIKLDARTRHEAVVTARRLGLLP; translated from the coding sequence TTGACCACCACTTCCCTGCTGCGCCCCCGCGACGCGGACGCGCTGCGCGCCGAGATCCGCTGGGTGGCGCACCGGGCGGGCGTCCCCGTCGTATTCGGTGGCGAGGTGCACGAGGATGCGTTGCTGCTCACCGAGTTCGTCGGGACGATGACCAACGGGCTGCGCGGCCTCACCGTGCTGCGCAGTTCGGGCCTCGGCGGCCGGGTCATGGATATGCGCAGGCCGGCGTCGGTGGCGGACTACCGCAATGCCGCCTCCATCACCCACCACTACGACGCTCCGGTCTCGGGCGAGGGCATCCGCTCGGTGCTCGCGGTGCCGGTGGTCGTCGACGATCGGTCGCGCGCGGTGCTCTACGCCGCGACGCGCGGCGCGAGCCCGCTCGGCGACCGGACCGCCGATCTGATGGTGCAGGCGGGCAAACGACTGGCCACCGAGTTCGCGATCCGCGACGAAGTCGACCGGCGGCTCCGGCTGCTGGAGATGACGACGCCGACCCCGGACACCGCGCCCGTCGTGACCGAGGAACTGCGGGACATCGGCGCCGAACTGCGCGGCCTGGCCCGCACGGCCACCGACGAGCGATTGCGCGCCCGGCTGCACGGAATCTGCGACCGCCTCGGCCGCGTCCTCACCGGCGAACCCGCTCCCGACGCGCCGCGCCTGTCCCGCCGGGAATTGGACGTGCTCGCCGAGATCGCGCTCGGCTGCACCAATCAGGAAGCGGCGCAACGCCTCTCGCTCGGCGCGGAAACGGTGAAGAGCTACCTGCGCAACGCCATGATCAAACTGGACGCGCGCACCCGCCACGAGGCCGTCGTCACCGCCCGCCGCCTCGGCCTCCTCCCCTGA
- a CDS encoding AMP-binding protein produces MSTDLDARVRELLECYDGPEACAAELLCDRHPADRVAFTVVDADLSATDLTYGELRERSARFAAALAGLGVGRGDRVATLMGKSADLIVALLGIWRRGAVHVPLFTAFAPPAIAFRLTASRAALVVADADQAAKLAPGDDIPADASWRLVVAGSAEKVGPDTLRFADLLDAYTADDPRAAAVAIGGDGLLVQLFTSGTTGTPKGVPIPLRALASFHAYQEFALDVRPDDVYWNAADPGWAYGLYYAILSPLASGTRSLLLHAGFSASLTWRVMERFGVTNFAAAPTVYRALRAEDTAPPTGFALRRASSAGEPLTPEVVAWSARNLGVAVRDHYGQTEHGMVVCNAWHDELSAAAPLGSMGKQLPGWTCAVLAEDADVEAAPGELGRVAIDTERSPLLWFLGYLDAPERTAQRYTADGRWYLTGDAGSRDADGFFHFSARDDDVIIMAGYRIGPFEVESVLVLHDQVAEAAVVGLPDELRGEVLEAFVVLRNGSAGSAELAAELQRLVKEKFAAHAYPRRVHFVTSLPKTPSGKVQRFVLRQQGGAR; encoded by the coding sequence ATGAGCACGGACCTGGACGCGCGGGTGCGCGAGCTGCTGGAGTGTTACGACGGACCGGAGGCGTGTGCGGCCGAACTGCTGTGCGACCGCCATCCGGCGGACCGCGTCGCGTTCACGGTGGTGGACGCCGACCTGAGCGCCACCGACCTCACCTACGGCGAACTGCGCGAGCGTTCGGCGCGTTTCGCCGCGGCGCTGGCCGGACTCGGTGTCGGGCGCGGCGATCGCGTCGCGACCCTGATGGGCAAGTCCGCGGATCTGATCGTGGCGCTGCTCGGCATCTGGCGTCGCGGCGCGGTGCACGTTCCGCTGTTCACCGCGTTCGCGCCGCCCGCCATCGCGTTCCGCTTGACGGCCAGCCGCGCCGCGCTCGTGGTCGCGGACGCCGATCAGGCCGCGAAGCTGGCTCCCGGCGACGACATTCCGGCCGACGCGTCGTGGCGGCTGGTCGTCGCGGGATCCGCCGAGAAAGTCGGACCCGACACGTTGCGTTTCGCCGACCTGCTCGACGCGTACACCGCCGACGACCCGCGCGCCGCCGCCGTCGCGATCGGCGGTGACGGGCTGCTCGTCCAGCTGTTCACCAGCGGCACCACCGGCACCCCGAAGGGCGTGCCGATCCCGCTGCGCGCGCTGGCGTCCTTCCACGCGTATCAGGAGTTCGCGCTGGACGTCCGGCCCGACGACGTCTATTGGAACGCCGCCGATCCGGGGTGGGCCTACGGGCTCTACTACGCGATCCTGAGCCCGCTCGCGTCGGGCACCCGCAGCCTGCTGCTGCACGCGGGCTTCTCCGCGTCGCTCACCTGGCGGGTCATGGAGCGCTTCGGGGTCACCAACTTCGCCGCGGCGCCCACCGTCTACCGCGCCCTGCGCGCCGAAGACACCGCGCCGCCAACGGGTTTCGCGCTGCGTCGCGCGTCCTCCGCGGGCGAACCGCTCACCCCCGAGGTCGTCGCCTGGTCGGCGCGGAACCTGGGCGTCGCCGTCCGGGATCACTACGGGCAGACCGAGCACGGCATGGTCGTCTGCAACGCCTGGCACGACGAGCTCAGCGCCGCGGCCCCGCTCGGCTCCATGGGCAAGCAGCTGCCCGGCTGGACCTGCGCCGTGCTCGCCGAGGACGCCGACGTCGAGGCCGCGCCCGGCGAACTCGGCCGGGTGGCGATCGACACCGAGCGCAGCCCACTGCTGTGGTTCCTGGGCTATCTCGACGCCCCGGAGCGCACCGCGCAGCGCTACACCGCCGACGGTCGTTGGTATCTCACCGGCGACGCCGGATCCCGCGACGCCGACGGGTTCTTCCACTTCTCCGCCCGCGACGACGACGTGATCATCATGGCGGGCTACCGCATCGGTCCGTTCGAGGTGGAGAGCGTGCTGGTGCTGCACGATCAGGTCGCCGAGGCCGCGGTGGTGGGTCTGCCGGACGAACTGCGCGGCGAAGTGCTGGAGGCATTCGTGGTATTGCGCAATGGATCCGCGGGCAGCGCCGAATTGGCCGCCGAGCTACAGCGACTGGTGAAAGAGAAATTCGCGGCGCACGCCTATCCGCGCCGGGTGCATTTCGTGACGAGCCTGCCGAAGACGCCCAGCGGCAAGGTGCAGCGTTTCGTGCTGCGGCAGCAGGGAGGCGCGCGATGA
- a CDS encoding AMP-binding protein gives MIPALPSYASGTSDAPLLGDTIGANLDRTAAAHPDREALVDLPTGRRWTYRELVAAVDAIASGLAARGLAKGDRVGIWAPNCAEWFLVQYATAKLGAILVNINPAYRTSELGYVLRQAGVRMLVAAPEFKTSDYVAMIEEVRPECPGLDQVLILGGADWAAVADAPVDAERLAAVAQALSADDPINIQYTSGTTGFPKGATLSHHNILNNGYFVGELCGYTEQDRICVPVPFYHCFGMVMGNLAATSHGAAVVIPAPSFDPAATLDAVVRERCTSLYGVPTMFIAVLAELDAVLEKTGETPDLSTLRTGIMAGSPCPVEVMKRVIDRLGMHEVCICYGMTETSPVSTQTRRDDDLDRRTATVGRVGPHLEVKIVDPATGLTVPRGEPGELCTRGYSVMLGYWDQPDKTAEAIDAARWMHTGDIGVMDADGYIAVTGRIKDMVIRGGENIYPREIEEFLYTHPDILDAQVIGVPDAKYGEELMAWIRMREGATPLDAEALRAFCTGKLAHFKIPRYVHLVDEFPMTVTGKIRKAEMREIAKELLG, from the coding sequence ATGATTCCCGCGCTGCCGAGCTACGCCTCGGGCACCTCGGACGCGCCGCTGCTCGGCGACACCATCGGCGCCAACCTGGACCGCACGGCGGCGGCGCATCCGGATCGGGAAGCCTTGGTGGACTTGCCGACCGGACGCCGCTGGACCTACCGCGAGCTCGTCGCGGCGGTGGACGCGATAGCGTCCGGTCTCGCCGCCCGCGGTCTCGCCAAGGGCGATCGCGTCGGCATCTGGGCGCCCAACTGCGCGGAGTGGTTCCTCGTGCAGTACGCCACCGCCAAGCTGGGCGCGATCCTGGTCAACATCAATCCGGCCTACCGCACCAGCGAACTCGGATACGTGCTGCGCCAGGCCGGGGTTCGGATGCTCGTCGCCGCGCCGGAGTTCAAGACCTCGGACTATGTCGCGATGATCGAAGAAGTCCGGCCCGAATGTCCCGGCCTCGACCAGGTTCTGATCCTCGGCGGCGCGGACTGGGCCGCGGTGGCCGACGCGCCGGTCGACGCCGAGCGGCTGGCCGCCGTCGCGCAGGCGCTGTCGGCGGACGATCCGATCAACATCCAGTACACCTCGGGCACAACGGGTTTCCCGAAGGGCGCCACGCTCAGTCATCACAACATCCTCAACAACGGCTACTTCGTCGGTGAGCTGTGCGGATACACCGAGCAGGACCGGATCTGCGTGCCGGTGCCCTTCTACCACTGCTTCGGCATGGTGATGGGCAACTTGGCGGCCACCAGTCACGGTGCGGCGGTGGTGATTCCGGCGCCGTCCTTCGATCCGGCCGCCACCCTGGACGCGGTCGTCCGTGAGCGCTGCACTTCCCTCTACGGCGTACCGACGATGTTCATCGCGGTGCTCGCCGAGCTGGACGCGGTCCTCGAAAAGACGGGCGAGACACCGGATCTGTCGACATTGCGCACCGGCATCATGGCGGGTTCGCCGTGTCCGGTGGAGGTGATGAAGCGGGTCATCGACAGGCTCGGCATGCACGAGGTGTGCATCTGCTACGGCATGACCGAAACGTCTCCGGTCTCCACCCAGACCCGCCGCGACGACGACCTCGATCGCCGGACGGCGACCGTCGGTCGCGTCGGCCCGCATCTCGAGGTCAAGATCGTGGATCCCGCGACGGGTCTGACCGTTCCGCGCGGCGAGCCCGGCGAACTGTGCACCCGCGGCTATTCGGTGATGCTCGGTTACTGGGATCAGCCGGACAAGACCGCCGAGGCCATCGACGCCGCCCGCTGGATGCACACCGGCGACATCGGCGTGATGGACGCCGATGGATACATCGCCGTGACGGGCCGGATCAAGGACATGGTCATCCGCGGCGGCGAAAACATCTACCCCCGCGAGATCGAGGAGTTCCTCTACACCCACCCGGACATCCTGGACGCCCAGGTGATCGGTGTGCCCGACGCGAAGTACGGCGAGGAACTGATGGCCTGGATCCGCATGCGCGAGGGCGCCACGCCACTGGACGCCGAGGCCCTGCGCGCCTTCTGCACCGGCAAACTCGCCCACTTCAAGATCCCGCGCTACGTCCACTTGGTCGACGAATTCCCGATGACGGTCACGGGCAAGATCCGCAAGGCCGAGATGCGCGAGATAGCAAAGGAACTGCTCGGCTAG
- a CDS encoding Tex family protein — protein MASSEPNSTDTTAAAPTGAPLASVGRRIAEELGVRESQVRAAVELLDAGSTVPFIARYRKEVTGGLDDAQLRQLDERLSYLRELDERRGAIIESIRGQGKLDDALLGQLMLAETKARLEDIYLPFKPKRRTKAQIAREAGHEPVADALIGDPATDPGQYTAEQLDGARAILVERFAEDADLVGELRELMWNRGQISSTVRPGKEEAGAKFADYFEFSEPFHKLPSHRVLALLRGEKEDVLTLHLEPDTEEPEPGERSVYEGRIAVRFGIADKGRPADSWLLDTVRWAWRTKLQVSLGIDIRMRLRQAAEKDAVDVFAANLRDLLLAAPAGTRTTMGLDPGYRTGVKVAVVDATGKVVATEVIYPHKPQGQTEKSLAVLGALVARFGVELIAIGNGTASRETDALAAELISRIPENKPTKIVVSEAGASVYSASAYASQELPDMDVSLRGAVSIARRLQDPLAELVKIDPKSIGVGQYQHDVSETLLARSLGAVVEDAVNAVGVDVNTASVPLLSRVSGIASSVAESIVAHRDQHGPFRSRTALLDVPRLGPKAFEQCAGFLRIRGGDDPLDTSAVHPEAYPVVRRILESTGRGMSELIGNTTVLRALRPAEFTDEKFGVPTVTDIISELEKPGRDPRPEFKTAEFAAGVEKVADLKPGMVLEGVVTNVAAFGAFVDVGVHQDGLVHVSAMSHTFVKDPREVVKSGDVVKVKVLEVDVARQRIGLSLRLDDEPGAPAKNERGGNRGQGGGRQGGDGRQRQNGQGRQQQGRGQGNQRRNAPAPSGSMADALRRAGFGQ, from the coding sequence ATCGCCAGTTCAGAGCCGAACAGCACCGACACGACCGCCGCCGCACCGACAGGCGCCCCGCTGGCCAGCGTGGGCAGGCGTATCGCCGAGGAACTCGGTGTGCGCGAGAGCCAGGTCCGCGCCGCGGTGGAACTGCTGGACGCGGGTTCGACCGTGCCGTTCATCGCGCGTTACCGCAAGGAAGTGACCGGCGGGCTGGACGACGCTCAGCTGCGCCAGCTCGACGAGCGGCTGTCCTACCTGCGCGAACTCGACGAGCGCCGTGGCGCGATCATCGAATCCATCCGCGGCCAAGGCAAACTCGACGACGCGCTGCTCGGGCAGCTGATGCTCGCCGAGACCAAGGCCCGCTTGGAGGACATCTACCTGCCGTTCAAGCCGAAGCGGCGCACGAAGGCGCAGATCGCGCGCGAGGCCGGCCACGAGCCGGTGGCCGACGCGCTGATCGGCGATCCGGCCACCGATCCCGGCCAGTACACCGCCGAGCAGCTCGACGGCGCCCGCGCCATTCTGGTCGAGCGGTTCGCCGAGGACGCGGACTTGGTGGGCGAGCTGCGCGAGCTGATGTGGAACCGGGGCCAGATCAGCTCGACGGTGCGGCCGGGCAAGGAGGAGGCGGGCGCGAAGTTCGCCGACTACTTCGAGTTCAGCGAGCCGTTCCACAAGCTGCCCTCGCACCGCGTGCTCGCGCTATTGCGCGGTGAGAAAGAGGACGTGCTCACCCTGCACCTCGAGCCGGACACCGAAGAGCCCGAACCAGGTGAGCGCAGCGTCTACGAAGGTCGCATCGCGGTGCGGTTCGGCATCGCCGACAAGGGCCGCCCCGCCGATTCCTGGCTGCTGGACACGGTGCGCTGGGCGTGGCGCACCAAGCTCCAGGTCAGCCTCGGCATCGACATCCGCATGCGGTTGCGCCAGGCCGCGGAGAAGGACGCGGTCGACGTGTTCGCCGCCAACCTGCGCGATCTTCTGCTGGCCGCGCCCGCGGGCACCCGCACCACGATGGGCCTGGACCCGGGCTACCGCACCGGTGTGAAGGTCGCGGTCGTCGACGCCACCGGCAAGGTCGTCGCCACCGAGGTCATCTACCCGCACAAGCCGCAGGGGCAGACGGAGAAGTCGCTCGCGGTGCTCGGCGCGCTGGTCGCGCGGTTCGGCGTCGAACTCATCGCGATCGGCAACGGCACCGCCTCGCGCGAGACCGACGCCCTTGCCGCCGAGCTGATCTCGCGCATCCCGGAGAACAAGCCGACCAAGATCGTGGTCTCGGAGGCGGGTGCGTCGGTGTACTCCGCCTCCGCTTACGCCTCCCAGGAACTGCCGGACATGGACGTCTCGCTGCGCGGCGCGGTCTCCATCGCGCGCCGCCTGCAGGATCCGCTGGCCGAGCTGGTGAAGATCGACCCGAAGTCGATCGGCGTCGGCCAGTACCAGCACGACGTCTCCGAGACGCTGCTGGCCCGCTCGCTGGGCGCGGTGGTCGAGGACGCGGTGAACGCGGTCGGCGTCGACGTGAACACCGCCTCGGTGCCGCTGCTGTCCCGGGTCTCGGGCATCGCGTCGTCGGTGGCGGAGAGCATTGTGGCGCACCGTGATCAGCACGGTCCGTTCCGCAGCCGCACCGCACTGCTGGACGTGCCTCGGCTCGGCCCGAAGGCGTTCGAACAGTGCGCGGGCTTCTTGCGCATCCGAGGCGGCGACGACCCGCTCGACACCTCCGCGGTGCACCCCGAGGCATACCCGGTGGTCCGGCGCATCCTGGAATCCACCGGCCGCGGGATGTCCGAGCTGATCGGCAACACCACCGTGCTGCGCGCGCTGCGGCCCGCCGAGTTCACCGACGAGAAGTTCGGTGTCCCGACCGTCACCGACATCATCAGCGAGCTGGAGAAGCCCGGCCGCGACCCGCGCCCGGAATTCAAGACCGCCGAGTTCGCCGCAGGTGTCGAGAAGGTCGCCGACCTGAAGCCGGGCATGGTGCTCGAGGGCGTGGTCACCAATGTCGCGGCGTTCGGCGCGTTCGTCGACGTCGGCGTGCACCAGGACGGTCTGGTGCACGTGTCGGCCATGTCGCACACCTTCGTCAAGGATCCGCGCGAGGTGGTGAAGTCCGGCGACGTGGTGAAGGTGAAGGTGCTCGAGGTCGACGTCGCCCGTCAGCGCATCGGACTTTCGCTGCGTCTGGACGACGAGCCCGGCGCCCCCGCGAAGAACGAGCGCGGCGGCAACCGCGGCCAGGGCGGCGGACGTCAGGGCGGCGACGGCAGGCAGCGGCAGAATGGTCAAGGGCGGCAGCAGCAGGGCCGCGGTCAGGGCAATCAGCGGCGCAACGCCCCCGCGCCGAGCGGTTCCATGGCCGACGCGCTGCGCCGGGCCGGTTTCGGACAGTAG
- the sigJ gene encoding RNA polymerase sigma factor SigJ, translating into MNDHDFLAGRFEGHRPHLTAVAYRMLGSVAEADDAVQEAWLRLAKADAAEIDNLAGWLTTVVGRICLDMLRARTSRREEPMAERLPDPVVSTEDGTDPEGQALLADSVGMALLVVLESLNPAERLAFVLHDMFAMPFDQIAPIVGKSPAAAKMLASRARNRVRGRAPVPDPDLPRQRRVVDAFLSAARGGDFDALLAILDPDVVLHADGGATVPGGLRVVRGAARVAAMLDTFHRMANLYDTQPALVNGVAGLLNTAGGKPMSVMSFTVTDGRIAEIDILSDPERLARLDLVQADDRR; encoded by the coding sequence GTGAACGACCACGATTTTCTGGCGGGGCGCTTCGAAGGCCACCGGCCGCATCTGACCGCGGTGGCCTATCGCATGCTGGGCTCGGTCGCCGAGGCCGACGACGCGGTCCAGGAGGCGTGGCTGCGGCTGGCCAAGGCCGACGCCGCCGAGATCGACAACCTGGCGGGCTGGCTGACCACCGTCGTCGGCCGGATCTGCCTCGACATGCTGCGGGCGCGCACTTCCCGCCGGGAGGAGCCGATGGCGGAGCGTCTGCCGGATCCGGTCGTCAGCACGGAGGACGGCACCGATCCGGAAGGCCAAGCGCTGCTGGCCGATTCGGTCGGTATGGCGCTGCTGGTGGTGCTGGAGTCGCTGAATCCGGCCGAGCGGCTGGCGTTCGTGCTGCACGACATGTTCGCGATGCCGTTCGATCAGATCGCGCCGATCGTCGGCAAGTCACCCGCCGCGGCCAAGATGCTGGCCAGCCGCGCGCGCAACCGGGTGCGCGGCCGGGCGCCGGTGCCGGACCCCGACCTGCCCCGCCAGCGCCGCGTCGTCGACGCCTTTCTGAGCGCGGCGCGGGGCGGTGACTTCGACGCGCTGCTGGCGATCCTCGATCCCGACGTGGTGCTGCACGCCGACGGCGGCGCGACGGTGCCCGGCGGCCTGCGCGTGGTGCGCGGCGCGGCGCGGGTGGCGGCGATGCTCGACACGTTCCACCGGATGGCCAACCTCTACGACACCCAGCCGGCCCTGGTCAACGGCGTTGCCGGACTGCTCAATACGGCCGGAGGCAAGCCGATGTCGGTGATGAGCTTCACCGTGACGGACGGCCGGATCGCCGAGATCGACATCCTGTCCGATCCCGAACGTCTCGCCCGCCTCGACCTGGTCCAGGCCGACGACCGTCGATGA
- a CDS encoding DoxX family protein, translating into MTTATAIPAEFTTIPNEDGVSHRGSRARMIAFGGTTALLMTESVIGAYWDLARIPYVQDTFERLEYPLYFATIIGAAKVAAVGAVLAPGTPRLKEWAYAGLAFVYGGAALSHLAAGDPAAAAISPLVFLGLTVASWALRPPARRDPKPLPQAWAALRRSRRA; encoded by the coding sequence ATGACGACAGCAACAGCGATTCCCGCGGAATTCACGACGATCCCGAACGAAGACGGTGTCTCGCACCGCGGATCCCGCGCGAGGATGATCGCCTTCGGTGGCACTACCGCCCTGCTGATGACCGAATCGGTGATCGGCGCGTATTGGGATCTCGCGCGAATTCCTTATGTGCAGGACACTTTCGAACGTCTCGAATACCCGCTCTATTTCGCGACCATCATCGGCGCCGCCAAGGTCGCCGCCGTTGGCGCGGTGCTGGCGCCAGGCACCCCGCGATTGAAGGAATGGGCTTACGCCGGACTGGCTTTCGTCTACGGCGGCGCCGCCCTCTCGCACCTGGCCGCCGGTGACCCAGCGGCCGCGGCGATTTCCCCGCTGGTCTTCCTCGGGCTCACCGTCGCGTCCTGGGCGCTGCGTCCGCCCGCCCGGCGCGATCCGAAACCGCTGCCGCAAGCGTGGGCCGCGCTGCGCCGTTCCCGCCGCGCCTAG
- a CDS encoding FAD-binding oxidoreductase has protein sequence MTLENLRGIVRGRVFLPGDEEFDGAARAWNLTVRQSVAAVVEIADAEDAGALVRHASTTGLTVATQPTGHGASGNGDGVILVRTARLDGIEVHADERWARVGAGATWGQVQSAVAAYGLTGLAGSNPVVGVTGYTLGGGLSWFGRKFGWASDDVRAFEIVDAEGRAARVTAASDPELFWALRGGGGDYALVTALEFDLHPAPAFYGGRVMWPGTATRAVFEAFTELTERAPDELSLWYHRLQFPDAPPMVALDVAYLGDAEAARELLAGVDAIGGAVADKRGELAVANLGDITAEPTDPSPALSRAELLTDLDDAVAKVLLDDPLAPLVNLQIRHLGGALAATGPRPGARGAVREPYLLYLLGLGLPHLAEAVTAEQRRIVGALDGHLGAGKPYTFLTPGERASAAFDASTADRLADIKRARDPRGVFRANYPVLG, from the coding sequence ATGACACTGGAGAATCTCCGCGGCATCGTTCGCGGCCGCGTCTTCTTGCCCGGTGACGAGGAATTCGACGGTGCCGCGCGGGCGTGGAATCTCACCGTGCGCCAATCCGTGGCCGCGGTGGTCGAGATCGCCGATGCCGAGGACGCCGGGGCGCTGGTCCGCCACGCGAGCACTACGGGTCTGACGGTCGCCACCCAGCCGACCGGCCACGGCGCGTCCGGAAACGGTGACGGCGTCATCCTGGTCCGCACCGCGCGCCTCGACGGCATCGAGGTGCACGCCGACGAGCGGTGGGCGCGCGTCGGCGCGGGCGCGACTTGGGGGCAGGTGCAATCCGCCGTCGCCGCTTACGGACTGACCGGACTGGCGGGCAGCAACCCGGTCGTCGGCGTCACCGGCTACACCCTCGGCGGCGGCTTGAGCTGGTTCGGCAGGAAGTTCGGCTGGGCCAGCGACGACGTGCGCGCGTTCGAGATCGTCGACGCCGAGGGCCGTGCCGCGCGCGTCACCGCCGCGTCCGACCCGGAACTGTTCTGGGCGTTGCGCGGCGGCGGCGGTGATTACGCGCTGGTGACCGCGCTCGAATTCGACCTGCACCCCGCGCCCGCGTTCTACGGTGGTCGCGTGATGTGGCCGGGCACCGCTACCCGCGCCGTCTTCGAGGCGTTCACCGAGCTCACCGAGCGGGCTCCCGACGAGCTGTCGCTGTGGTACCACCGCTTGCAATTCCCCGACGCCCCACCGATGGTCGCGCTCGACGTCGCCTACCTCGGTGACGCCGAGGCGGCCAGGGAGCTGCTCGCCGGAGTCGACGCGATCGGCGGCGCGGTCGCCGACAAGCGCGGCGAGCTGGCGGTGGCGAACCTCGGCGACATCACCGCCGAACCCACCGATCCAAGCCCGGCGCTGTCCCGCGCCGAGCTGTTGACCGATCTCGACGACGCGGTGGCGAAGGTCCTGCTCGACGACCCGCTCGCGCCGCTGGTGAACCTTCAGATCCGCCACCTCGGCGGCGCGCTCGCCGCGACCGGGCCGCGGCCGGGCGCTCGCGGCGCGGTGCGCGAGCCGTACCTGCTGTACCTGCTCGGCCTGGGTCTGCCGCACCTCGCCGAGGCGGTGACCGCCGAACAGCGGCGGATCGTCGGCGCGCTGGACGGCCATCTCGGTGCGGGCAAGCCGTACACGTTCCTGACGCCAGGGGAGCGCGCGTCGGCGGCCTTCGACGCGTCGACGGCGGACAGGTTGGCCGACATCAAGCGGGCCCGTGATCCGCGGGGTGTCTTCCGCGCGAACTACCCGGTGCTCGGATGA
- a CDS encoding serine hydrolase domain-containing protein encodes MSADVETTVVHGTVAAGFEAVRAEFAAVVAEENGESGAQLAGFVHGRKVVDLWAGPEVTGETLTGLHSTTKGAATLVVALLVQDGVLELDRTVAHYWPDFAAAGKSAITLRQVLTHRAGLIGIDGGFTVAQLADDRIVAELIVQQHPHFRPGAAQGYGGFVTFAILGEVVRRLVGRSIQELFEERIRAPYELDLYLGLPEAQDGRFREILPWLATPDMEAAFAANSPSPHGIAGISYNLAATPAFTPMDVMLLPNSREVRSRGPASAGGVGSARGVASMYAAAISELNGRPPLLHPDTLAEFTAIHAPGPDLVRGDAAFALGFEAKGLSYPFLGARAFGHTGSAGSDGFADPRSGVAYGYTRRRAAFAFTAAENHRLAAALHWAAMELDH; translated from the coding sequence ATGAGCGCGGACGTCGAGACGACGGTCGTGCACGGCACCGTCGCGGCGGGATTCGAGGCGGTCCGGGCGGAATTCGCCGCGGTGGTCGCCGAGGAGAACGGCGAATCCGGTGCGCAGCTGGCCGGATTCGTGCACGGCAGGAAGGTGGTCGATCTCTGGGCCGGGCCCGAGGTCACCGGCGAGACGCTGACCGGCCTGCACTCCACCACGAAGGGCGCCGCGACGCTGGTCGTCGCGCTGCTCGTGCAGGACGGGGTGCTCGAGCTTGACCGGACCGTCGCCCACTACTGGCCCGACTTCGCGGCGGCCGGCAAGTCGGCGATCACGCTGCGGCAGGTGCTGACCCACCGTGCCGGGCTGATCGGGATCGACGGCGGCTTCACGGTGGCGCAGCTGGCCGACGACCGGATCGTCGCGGAACTGATCGTTCAGCAGCATCCGCACTTCCGGCCGGGCGCGGCCCAGGGGTACGGCGGATTCGTCACCTTCGCCATCCTCGGGGAGGTCGTGCGACGCCTGGTCGGCCGTTCCATCCAGGAGCTTTTCGAGGAACGGATCAGGGCGCCCTACGAGCTGGATCTCTATCTCGGTCTGCCCGAGGCGCAGGACGGACGCTTCCGCGAGATCCTCCCGTGGCTGGCCACCCCGGACATGGAGGCGGCCTTCGCCGCGAATTCGCCGAGTCCACACGGCATCGCGGGCATCTCGTACAACCTCGCCGCCACACCGGCGTTCACACCGATGGATGTGATGCTGTTGCCGAACAGCCGCGAGGTGCGGTCGCGCGGGCCGGCTTCGGCCGGTGGTGTCGGAAGCGCGCGGGGTGTGGCGAGCATGTACGCCGCCGCCATCTCGGAGCTGAACGGCCGCCCTCCGCTGCTGCATCCGGACACCCTCGCCGAGTTCACGGCGATCCACGCCCCTGGACCCGATCTGGTGCGCGGTGACGCCGCGTTCGCCCTCGGTTTCGAGGCGAAAGGGCTGTCGTACCCGTTCCTCGGTGCGCGGGCTTTCGGTCACACCGGTTCGGCGGGATCGGACGGCTTCGCCGATCCGCGGTCGGGCGTCGCGTACGGATACACTCGCCGCCGTGCCGCCTTCGCCTTCACCGCGGCGGAGAACCACCGGTTGGCGGCGGCGCTGCACTGGGCCGCGATGGAACTGGATCACTGA
- the rplS gene encoding 50S ribosomal protein L19, translating to MNTLDFVDEKSLRSDVPDFRPGDTLNVHVKVIEGSKERIQVFKGVVIRRQGGGIRETFTVRKVSFGVGVERTFPVHSPNIDHIDVVTRGDVRRAKLYYLRDLRGKAAKIKEKR from the coding sequence ATGAACACCCTTGACTTCGTCGACGAAAAGTCGCTGCGCAGCGATGTCCCCGACTTCCGTCCGGGTGACACCCTCAATGTGCACGTGAAGGTCATCGAAGGCTCGAAGGAGCGCATCCAGGTCTTCAAGGGCGTCGTGATCCGTCGCCAGGGCGGTGGCATCCGCGAGACCTTCACCGTGCGCAAGGTGTCGTTCGGTGTCGGCGTGGAGCGCACCTTCCCGGTGCACAGCCCCAACATCGACCACATCGACGTCGTGACCCGCGGTGACGTCCGCCGGGCGAAGCTGTACTACCTGCGCGACCTGCGCGGTAAGGCAGCCAAGATCAAGGAAAAGCGCTGA